The Streptomyces seoulensis genome contains a region encoding:
- a CDS encoding metal-sensitive transcriptional regulator, protein MTTTEAGATHGYHHQKDEHLKRLRRIEGQIRGLQRMVEEDTYCIDILTQVSASTKALQSFALQLLEEHLRHCVADAAVKGGDEIDAKVDEATKAIGRLLRT, encoded by the coding sequence ATGACGACGACCGAGGCCGGCGCCACGCACGGTTACCACCACCAGAAGGACGAGCACCTCAAGCGCCTGCGCCGGATCGAGGGCCAGATCCGGGGGCTCCAGCGCATGGTGGAGGAGGACACGTACTGCATCGACATACTCACGCAGGTCTCCGCCTCCACCAAGGCCCTGCAGTCCTTCGCGCTGCAACTGCTGGAGGAGCACCTGCGGCACTGCGTCGCGGACGCGGCCGTCAAGGGCGGCGACGAGATCGACGCGAAGGTGGACGAGGCGACGAAGGCGATCGGGCGCCTGCTGCGCACCTGA
- a CDS encoding NUDIX hydrolase, translating into MNDTPKPIHAAGCVLWRRAPGTGALEVCLVHRPRYDDWSHPKGKLKRGESALAAAVREVREETGHAADPGAELPTLRYPVDGRPKHVRYWAAEAVSGAFVPSSEVDRVLWLPPAEARTRLTHPRDRDLLDALTQRLEHH; encoded by the coding sequence CTCTGGCGCCGGGCACCCGGCACCGGCGCCCTGGAGGTGTGCCTGGTGCACCGCCCCCGCTACGACGACTGGTCGCACCCCAAGGGCAAGCTCAAGCGCGGCGAGAGCGCGCTCGCGGCGGCCGTACGGGAGGTCAGGGAGGAGACCGGCCACGCGGCCGACCCGGGGGCCGAGCTGCCGACGCTGCGGTATCCGGTCGACGGGCGCCCCAAGCACGTGCGGTACTGGGCCGCCGAAGCCGTCTCCGGGGCCTTCGTGCCCAGCTCGGAGGTGGACCGGGTGCTGTGGCTGCCGCCCGCCGAGGCCCGTACCCGGCTGACCCACCCCCGCGACCGGGACCTGCTCGACGCGCTCACCCAGCGCCTCGAACACCACTGA